A window of Alkalibaculum bacchi contains these coding sequences:
- the asnB gene encoding asparagine synthase (glutamine-hydrolyzing), whose product MCGIVGWINTNEDLLSYLPVIHKMMETLSYRGPDDSGSFIHKHALLGHRRLIVIDPEGGLQPMNKTIGNSQYTLVYNGELYNTEDLRRELKDLGYTFQSYSDTEVLLTSYIHWKEDCVNHFNGIFAFCVFDQHNNKAFLARDHLGVKPLFYTQKGSSLIFASEIKALLAHPHVRRELDEEGIMELIGLGPATDLGSGVFKNILEVPPAHSLLFSNGRITLKEYWKLEARENNESFEDIVDHTKTLLVDAIKRQLISDVPICTFLSGGLDSSFISTVASHYVDELNTFSVDYKDNSKFFKSSYYQPNSDEYYIDVMHKFLKSNHTNIILSQSDLVHSLEEAVIARDLPGMADVDSSLLLFCKEIRKYSTVALSGECADEIFGGYPWFTNKEDLYADTFPWSKSVGYRKNILNHSYKKLPIEEYVRSKFKDTLSKVSKLDDDPIEDIKLREMTYLNIKWFMLTLLNRKDRMSMRTSLEVRVPFADYRLVEYAYNIPAKYKLMAGREKGLLRDAMKDFLPKEITERKKSPYPKTHHPHYTSHVREKLIKILEDKNSPILNLIDVPYVKEIAASNGENFKVPWYGQLMTGPQIMALLTQIDFWLRQYDVKIL is encoded by the coding sequence TTGTGTGGCATAGTTGGATGGATTAATACGAATGAAGATTTATTATCATACCTACCGGTTATTCATAAAATGATGGAGACTCTATCTTATAGGGGGCCAGATGATTCTGGGTCTTTTATACATAAACATGCTCTTTTGGGTCATAGAAGGCTGATCGTAATCGACCCTGAAGGTGGGCTACAACCAATGAATAAAACCATAGGAAATAGTCAATATACACTTGTTTATAATGGAGAGTTGTACAATACGGAAGATCTAAGGAGAGAATTAAAAGATCTTGGTTATACCTTTCAGTCTTATTCCGATACAGAAGTGTTGCTTACCTCCTATATACACTGGAAGGAAGATTGTGTAAATCATTTTAACGGAATTTTTGCCTTTTGCGTATTTGATCAACATAATAATAAAGCTTTTTTGGCTCGGGATCATTTAGGTGTAAAGCCTCTATTTTATACTCAAAAAGGCTCTTCACTTATATTCGCTTCGGAAATTAAAGCTCTTTTAGCTCATCCTCATGTTCGAAGAGAATTAGACGAAGAGGGAATAATGGAGCTAATCGGTTTAGGTCCTGCAACAGATTTGGGTTCTGGCGTTTTTAAGAATATTCTAGAAGTTCCTCCTGCTCATTCACTTTTGTTCTCTAATGGTAGGATTACTTTAAAGGAATACTGGAAATTAGAAGCTAGAGAAAACAACGAATCCTTTGAGGACATTGTAGATCATACAAAAACTCTTCTCGTTGACGCCATAAAAAGGCAATTAATTAGCGATGTTCCTATTTGTACATTCTTATCTGGAGGGCTTGATTCTAGTTTTATTTCTACAGTAGCTTCTCATTATGTGGATGAGTTGAATACTTTTTCTGTAGACTATAAAGATAATTCGAAATTTTTCAAATCCAGTTATTATCAACCAAATTCTGATGAATATTACATTGATGTAATGCATAAGTTTCTAAAGTCAAATCACACCAATATTATACTTTCTCAGAGTGATTTAGTACATTCTCTTGAAGAAGCTGTTATAGCGCGGGATTTGCCAGGAATGGCAGATGTAGATTCGTCTTTGCTCTTGTTCTGTAAAGAGATTCGAAAATATTCCACAGTAGCTTTATCAGGTGAGTGTGCGGATGAGATCTTTGGTGGCTATCCTTGGTTTACAAATAAAGAAGATCTCTATGCAGACACTTTCCCCTGGTCGAAATCTGTAGGGTATCGAAAAAATATTTTGAACCATTCTTATAAGAAATTACCTATAGAGGAGTATGTTCGTTCTAAATTTAAAGACACTTTATCAAAAGTATCAAAACTTGATGATGATCCAATAGAAGATATTAAACTAAGGGAAATGACATATCTCAATATTAAGTGGTTTATGCTGACCTTGTTAAACCGAAAGGACCGAATGAGCATGAGAACCAGCTTAGAAGTGCGAGTGCCCTTTGCAGATTATCGACTGGTAGAATACGCTTATAATATACCCGCTAAATATAAGCTAATGGCAGGCAGAGAAAAAGGCTTGCTTAGAGATGCCATGAAAGATTTTTTGCCTAAAGAAATAACGGAAAGAAAAAAGAGCCCCTACCCAAAAACGCATCATCCCCATTATACCAGTCACGTTAGAGAAAAGCTTATAAAAATATTAGAAGACAAAAATTCTCCAATTTTAAACTTAATTGATGTGCCCTATGTAAAAGAAATTGCAGCAAGCAATGGAGAAAATTTTAAAGTTCCGTGGTATGGGCAACTTATGACTGGTCCTCAAATTATGGCCCTTTTAACTCAAATTGATTTTTGGTTAAGGCAATATGATGTGAAAATTCTATAA
- a CDS encoding flavodoxin family protein: MKSLIIYDSAYKNNTEKIARVLANKIDADLLSLKESKGVIIEDYDLIGFGSGVYKETISSKLFDYVEKLNLRGKDVFVFSTSGVGMKFYNKKLIHLLESRGAICKGSFACKGSFNSREFSDNKIFELMSKFAMGHPNNEDLIKAEKFVERIVRQIKE, translated from the coding sequence ATGAAATCTTTAATCATATACGATTCTGCTTATAAGAATAATACTGAAAAAATAGCTAGAGTACTAGCTAATAAGATCGATGCAGATTTACTAAGTTTAAAAGAGTCCAAGGGAGTAATTATAGAGGATTATGATTTGATCGGATTTGGGTCTGGGGTTTATAAGGAAACCATATCCTCAAAACTATTTGATTATGTTGAAAAATTAAATCTAAGAGGGAAAGATGTTTTTGTGTTTTCAACAAGTGGAGTAGGAATGAAATTCTATAATAAAAAATTGATCCATCTTTTAGAATCAAGAGGAGCAATATGCAAGGGGAGTTTTGCATGTAAAGGAAGCTTTAATAGTAGAGAGTTTAGCGATAACAAGATATTTGAGCTTATGAGCAAATTTGCTATGGGGCACCCAAATAATGAGGATCTTATTAAAGCAGAAAAGTTTGTTGAGAGAATAGTGCGTCAAATTAAGGAGTAA
- a CDS encoding four helix bundle protein yields the protein MGSSFEYLKVWQKSSDFIIEIYDILLQYPDYERYAMVSQIRRATNSVCANIAEGTGRRTKKDFINFLYVARGSLEEVRSFLLISERLGYINKEELNKLKVSSETISKMLNGLIKSLYNEIV from the coding sequence ATGGGTAGTTCATTTGAATACCTTAAGGTTTGGCAAAAATCTAGTGATTTTATAATTGAAATATATGATATTCTTTTACAATATCCTGATTACGAGAGATATGCTATGGTATCACAAATAAGAAGAGCTACAAACTCTGTATGTGCTAATATCGCAGAAGGAACTGGGAGAAGAACAAAAAAAGATTTTATTAATTTTCTTTATGTAGCAAGGGGTTCTCTAGAAGAAGTAAGAAGTTTCCTCTTGATTTCTGAGCGATTAGGGTATATAAATAAAGAAGAGCTAAATAAATTAAAAGTAAGTTCAGAGACAATAAGTAAAATGTTAAATGGCCTCATCAAAAGTTTGTACAATGAAATTGTGTAA
- the smpB gene encoding SsrA-binding protein SmpB: protein MLKNNGIKVIAQNKKARHEYFIEDTYEAGIELFGTEVKSIRAGKINLKESHADIKNGEVFVYNMHISPYEMGNIYNKDPLRVRKLLLHKSEIRKLIGLRQQQGYTLVPLSVYLKNSKVKIELALAKGKKLHDKRHDIASKDAERRMAQATRR from the coding sequence CTGTTGAAAAATAATGGAATAAAAGTAATCGCTCAAAATAAAAAAGCAAGACATGAGTATTTCATTGAAGATACTTATGAAGCCGGCATAGAGTTATTTGGTACTGAAGTAAAGTCCATTAGAGCAGGAAAAATTAACTTAAAGGAATCTCATGCAGATATCAAAAATGGCGAAGTCTTTGTTTACAATATGCATATCAGCCCATACGAAATGGGAAACATATACAATAAAGACCCTCTAAGGGTTCGAAAACTATTGCTACACAAAAGCGAAATTAGAAAACTAATCGGTCTCAGGCAACAACAAGGCTACACCTTAGTACCACTAAGTGTATACTTGAAAAACAGCAAAGTAAAAATAGAACTAGCCCTGGCCAAAGGAAAAAAACTCCACGATAAGAGACATGATATAGCGTCTAAAGATGCCGAGCGAAGAATGGCACAAGCTACAAGGCGATAA